Below is a genomic region from Granulibacter bethesdensis CGDNIH1.
AAAGGTCAGGGAGCGGGTGAATAGAAACGCCCAGACTATAAGTGAAATTGCTCCTGCAATGAGGGCAAACGACTCATTTTGATTACCAAATCCACCCCCGATCATTTTGGTGAAATACATCAGGTGTTCAAAAAGGCTGGTAACCTTTTCTGATTTTGTAATATGTATATTAGGCACAAGCATAGTCAGCCATACAGCAACAAGAAAAAGAATGGCATGTAACAAGCCAATCAACAGGCCCTTGCGTATTTCTTTGGAGCGCAGCGAAATCATGACAAAATGTGCGCCACTTGCAAGCCACAGAGCGCCGCCTTGAGCTTCAGATCCTGTTGCAAGCAGACATATAATGAAAATGGCAGGGTAGGCGCGGAAACCATAGCGTTCGATCAATAGAAGCGAGCATGCCAGCATAGCTAGATCTAGATACCACCATATCTGGAAGCTCCATAGCAGGTAGCTTGTCTGTGATGGATTGAGAAGTGGCAGGGTAACGGTCAGAATGGTCAGGAATGGATAGGTCTTTATGATGGTTGATTGACGAAGTGCAAACCAAAGCATGATACCACTCGACAGCAGAAGAATGGCATTTTCATAAATAAGTGCTTTCATCCAGATTTCAGTCGCTTGCAGGGTTGCCATAGCGACGACCAGATGAAATGCAATAAGATGTTCGTTGCTACGTGCCTTGATCAGATCGATTAAGCCTGCATTTCCAGAAGAAAAGAAGTTAATATATCGTAGAAAACCATAATCATCATTAGATGGCCATATTGGCCCATAATGATAAACCCATGCAAATAAAATGATTCCTGTTATAAAAAAGGTTGAAATAATCATTATTTTCTGAATAATTTTTTGTGTATGCATAATTTTTCCCTTTATATTTTTCTATTATTGAATGATGGAAGTAAATTTCCAATTTATATCTGTAAAAATAGCATCAAGATTTCATTTTTTTGTAAATTCCGGTGGCACGTCTTTTAAAGACGATCCAAATCGCCATTTTCTTTTTCCGGCATCTTTTGTAGCCGGTCGAGAAGCGCGGACACATCTGGCACGACCTCATACAATCGCTGGCAACTGGCATCGGCGAAGCCATCTTCTATGGCGGTGTCCAGCACCTTAATCAGGGCATCGGCCCAGCCATCAATGTTACAGATCAGGATCGGCTTATCGTGGAGGCCCAGCTGTCTCCAGGTCACGATCTCGAACGTCTCATCGAATGTACCGAGGCCGCCGGGCATGGTGACGAACGCATCCGCCAGATCGAACATGTGTCGCTTGCGTGTATGCATGCTGTCCGTCACGATCATGTCCATGACCTTTTCATGCATGACCTCCTTCTGACGCAGGAAGTCGGGGATCACGCCGGTGACTTTGCCGCCTTCGGCCAGCACGCCATTTGTGACGGCCCCCATCAGGCCGATCTTACCACCGCCATAAATCAGTGTGATCCCGGCCTTGGCCAGTCCACGTCCCAGCGCCAGGGAGGCTTCGTACCAGACCGAACGATTGCCAGTGCGGGAGCCGCAGAAAACGGCGACCGCTTTCACAGTGGGGTGCGGAGTGGCGGTAAGAGGAAGCCCGTTCATGCCGGCGTCTTTCAAGAGTGGCTCCTGTATTGAGCAATGTCCAAAAGAAATAAATCGAAGGATCAATCAGCCCCCGAATTGCCGCAAGAGCAGGAGTGTCAGCAGCAGGGCGCACAGCAGCACCAGCGCTGCCATGCCTGGTCCGGCAAGTTTGGGTGTTCTGGTGGCGGCGGGCAGGCGTTTTTTACCGCTGATGAACTGCCGTAACGGGCTTTCCCCGGAGATATGCCCGGCGATCAGGAGCAGGAGCAGATGCAGCGCAAACAGCGCACCGAGAACGATCAAGGCAACACTATGGGCAAAAGCGGCGTTGGCAGCTTCCTCCGGCGGAAGCAGACGGAAAAAAGGATCCGATGGTAAGGCACATAATCCCGTCAGGCACGCCCCTGACAGGGCCAGCAGTATCACCAATATGAGCCATCCCCCTGCAGCACCATGGCCGAAATCGGGGCGTGTGGCCTGACCGGGGCTCGAAGCCATGAGGCGGGTTGGCGCGTGGCGTTTTGTATTCCGCTTTTCCACCCCGCTCAGCGGCGCGACGAGGAACGCGCTGAATCGGGAGGTCTCGCTCCCCGCGAATCCCCAGCCAAGACGGAACAGCAGCAGAAGAAGCAGCGTCTCTGCGGTCCAGCGGTGAATGTCAGGCCAGCCCTCGACCCAGCTCAATGCCAGCAAGGCTGCCAGAAGAGTGGATGCCCCATGAAACAGGCGCAGAGGCGCATCCCATACTCGCATCGATAGCCGAATACCACTCGCCGATTTCATGCTCTATCCGTTTGTTCAGGCCGTTTATTCAGGGTCGAAACCGCGGCACCTTGACGCAAGGCAGCGCATCACGCGATCCCCTTTTGCGACAAGTTGACCGTTTTGTGGAGGCCAGCACCGCATGGCAATCGCGGCATCCCAACCGCCGGGCCTGCTTCAGACGATACCGGGTGGTCCGGTGCCCTATGCGCTGGTTCTGGCGGCCCTGATACCATGGTTGTTGCGGCGGGGGGCAGCATGGTCCGGCCTGAACGGTCTGGCAACGATCGGGGGCGGTGCCGCCATGCTGGCGGGCTGGCTGCTGTTGGCACCCGTGCCGACGCCTTCTTATACAAGTGGCAAAGCCGTTTCATTATTCGAGTCGCTGCTGCTGTTGGCGGTTGTGTCTACTCTGCTGCTGCCATGGCGATTACCATCCTTCCTTTCCCGTGCTGTGACCGCTGTCAGTGCAGGGAAAAGCTGGGTGCCCCTTATTTCCCGTGGGCTTCTCCTGCTGGCAGCAGGCTGGTGGCTGACCCGTGTGAGCGGGATTCCTGTGAGTATCGCCAGATGGGCGACGTTTGCGTTGGCTGGTACTGGCGCTGTTCTGTTGCTTGATGGCTCCATGCGCCAGAGGGCAGCAGGGCTGCTGACGGCGGCGACCTGTCTGGCTCTGACGCTGGACGCATGCCGTGTGACGAGCCCGGTGGGGCTGCGATGGTCCGGTCTGGCATGGGTTGTGGCGGCGGCGGCGCTGGGAACATGGTTCGCCGGGGGAAGAAGGGAGCGGCCTGCCGGCGTCAAACGCCCGGCTGCGGGCAAAAAAACGTCGAACGCTTCTCGTAGCACCGGGAAAAAACTCGTGCAGACCAAACCACCTGCCTTGTCCCTTGGGGCGGATCGGGTGGAGCAGGCCGACCATCCTCTGCGGCCGCTTCAATATGCCGCGGCGACACTGATACTGGCCGTGGCGCTGGTCGCCCTGCATCCGGGCGGAGCATCTGTTGCCCCGCTTTCCCGAGCCGGATATGCGGCCGGGCTGATCTGGCTTCCCCCCTGGATAGGCCTGTCCTTATACAGCCGTTTCCAGCGGAAAGGGCGACTACTGAAACCGGAGCCGGTTGCAGCCACGATGGCTGTCCTGCTGACTGCGTTGGCGACCTATTCAGCAGCAGCCTTGGCCGGTTTGCGATAGGCTGGAGTAGTGTGAAACCCCTCTCGCTTGCCCCTCTATTCAGAAGGTTTCATAACCGTACGCTCCATCCCCAAAGGGAAGTCTGCCCAGATGTCCATGGTTCAATCTGTCAAAATGGTTCTCGCTCCTCCGCATCCGGCGGCGCGGCCATTCCTGATCGGCGGTGTGGCTGTCGCGTTGGTCGGACTGTTTCTGTCCCACTGGATCGTTTGGCTGGGTGTTGCCTTTACGCTGTTCTGTCTGTTCTTCTTTCGTGATCCGGAGCGTGTGCCGCCGGGCCGAACGGGGCTGGCTTTGGCACCGGCCGATGGTCATGTCGTATCCGTGGCCCCCGCCGTTCCTCCGCCGGAGCTTGGACTGGGGGATACGCCGCGCTGGCGGGTAGCGACCTTCCTGTCTGTGCTGGATGTGCATGTGAACCGTATGCCGGTGGATGGGACGGTCACGAAAATCGCCTATCGGCCTGGTAAATTCGTCAATGCGAGCCTCGACAAGGCCAGCGAGGATAATGAGCGTAATGCGCTGGCCATCCGTATGCCGGATGGACGCACAGTGGCGGTGGTGCAGATTGCGGGGCTGATTGCCCGCCGTATCCTGTGCGATGCGCGGGAGGGCGATGTGGTGAATGCCGGAGCACGTTTCGGCATCATCCGCTTCGGCAGTCGTACGGATATGTATCTGCCTGAAGGCGTGGTACCGCTGGTTACGGAAGGGCAGACCATGATCGGGGGCGAGACCGTGATCGCCGATCTGACGCCATGAGCGGCGACGAAACATCGGCAAGACCGCACGGAGACGCGGCAAGGCATCCGCGCTTTGCCAAATCACTCGGCATGCGCCGCCGTCGCCGGTTGCGTCGTCGCCCGCGTTTCGCGGGGCCTTCTTTCAACCGGATCATTCCCAATCTGCTGACCCTGCTCGGGTTGTGTGCCGGCCTGACCTCCATGCGGCTGGCGCTGGAGGGGCGGTTCGGATGGGCGGCGGTGGCCATTTGTGTCGCGGCCTGCATTGACGGTCTGGATGGCAGGTTGGCACGGCTGCTGAGGGCCACCAGCCGCTTCGGGGCTGAATTCGACAGCCTGTCCGACTTTCTGTGCTTCGGGGTGGCTCCGTCTTTCGTGATGTATCTGTGGTCGTTACGCCCGGTTCATGGATTCGGCTTTGTGCCGTGCCTGATGTTCGCGGTCTGCATGGCGCTGCGTCTGGCGCGGTTCAATGCTGCGCTGGATGAGCCGAAGGACTCCAGCGTCAGTAAACCGGCCTATGTGCAGAATTTCTTCACCGGTGTGCCGGCGCCGATGGGGGCTGCACTGGTGTTGTTCCCGCTGTTCATCGGGCTGGAAGCGCGGGAAATGGAGTGGCCGGGCCTGCTGGCATTGTCGCATTCCCCGCTGTTCTGCGCCCTGATCCTGATCGGCACGGCCTTGCTGCTGGTGTCTACACTGCCGGTCTGGAGTTTCAAGAACTTCAAGGTACCGTCGCAGTATGTGCTGCCGCTTTTGCTCGGCCTGACGGTTTATATTGCTTTCCTTGTGGCGGATCCATGGGCTGCACTGGCCGCGTTTGGAGTGCTCTATGCCGCCATGTTGCCCTTCAGCGCCCGCAGCTTCCGCCGTTTACAGAACGAGGCGCTGCTGGAGGATCAGGAGGTGACGGAGGCGGAAGGGCAGGGGAACGGTGTCAGCGATTCCGGCAGATAAAGCGGATGATGGGGGCAACCATCGGCTGACAGGCGCAGGGCGTGGGGCGCGATTCCCGCGTCACGCAGCATGCGCATGACAGCAGGCCCACGTGACTGGAGCGGTTTCAGCTTTGGCCGCCCATAAGCGAGAACGACCAGATCGGCTTCATCGGCCATGCGCAGCAAGGCTGCATCATTGCCTGGTCCAACAGGATCACTGACCGCGGCCAGTTGAAGCTGATCGGTCGCACGATAACCGAATGTATTGCCCACCAGCAGCGTTCCATATCCCCAGCGCCGGGCATAGCGGCCGCATTTGGCCACACTCGGGTCATCATGGGTGGGAATGGCGGTAGAGGGGTTCATCATAATGAACATGACCACAGGTGCAGCCTTGTCCCAGCACCGTCGCAATTCGTAACGATAGCAATTGCCGGGGCCGTCAAAAACAGCATTGCCGATGGTGCCGGATGGCAGGCGCAGTAAACGTTTCCCGCCTGGATCATGCTCAGGCAGGGAAGAAGAGGCGGGAGGACGGCGAGCGATGATAGTCATGGCCCTGTTCTGCCATGCAAAGCAGCCGCAAAAAAGGGGGCTGTGTGCCCCCTTTCCCGATATGTCTTATTTTACATTTTTACCGATATAGTCTTTGAGGTTGCCAAGGCCGGTCTTGATCATCGTGGTCATGGCACTGACGGCGGCGGCATCGTTCAGATTATCCGGCGGCTCATTGCCGGTATCGCCACGATAGAAGCGGCCATCCCAGGTGATTTTCGATCCGCTGCCATCCGGCGTGACCGTCAGCTTCACGTTATAGGAGCTGACCGGTAGAGCGGTGACATCGTCATCGACGCGCCGCCAGCCGATCTGCTTGGCATTTTCATCAATAAAATCAAGACCTTCGACAATCTTTTTGCCGGATTTCAGGGTCAGGGTGCGTTCCTGCCCCTGATCCTTATCGTTTTTGAAAGTGACTGCGGTGAACTGGGAATCCCACTTTCCGACTCCACCGAAATCCTTGACGATCGCCCATACCTTGTCCGGCGGGGCCGACACGGTGACGGATTCGTCCACCTTCTGCGGCGTAGGGCCGTGCGCATGCGCGGTGAGGGGCGAAATCAGGGAAACGCCGAGAATCGCGCCCATAAAAAGCCGTCTTTTCATCGAATAACCCTCTTGCGAAGCATGTGAGCATCACGGCTGTACGCAAGCTCGAAGAGCACGCAAACCTCATGAAGAGGGTTGTTATTGAAAAGCAGAATAAATCGGGGTTTTTTCTATTATTATATGCATATTATGCAATTATGTGTTCTTATTTATAACTTACTAAAAACACTATATGCTTGATTTAGACAATAAGTCCTTAATTGAATTTTGCCTCTAGGAAGTCGACGAAACCCGTTCATACGATCCGCCCAACGAAACGGGAGGAGACGAAAAGTCGATGCGCAAATCCAAAACAGGACTGCTCGCGTCTGCATCGCTCTGTGCGGTGTTGGGCGTTGCCGCTGGCGCTACGTCCGCCATGGCTGAGGACAAGCTGATCGAGCTGTCCAAGAGCAACGAAAACTGGCTGATGCCGGGCCGTACCTATGAGGCCCAGAACTACAGCCCGCTGAAGCAGATTACCACGAAGAACGTGAAGGATCTGAAAGTCGCGTGGACTTTCTCTGATGGCGTTCTGAACGGCCACGAAGGTGCGCCGCTGGTCGTCAACAATACGATGTATGTCACGGGTCCGTTCCCCAACCGCACCTTTGCGCTGGGTCTGGACAATCCTGGCCGCATCATCTGGGAAAACAACCCGAAGCAGAGCGCCAATGCCCGTTCTGTGGCCTGTTGTGACGTTGTCAATCGTGGCATGGCCTACTGGCCAGGTGACAGCAAGACCCCTGCTCTGATCTTCAAGAACCTGCTCGACGGTCGCCTGACGGCGATGAACGCCAAAACCGGCGACGTCGTTTGGCAGATGGAAAATGGCGACATCAAGGTGGGTCAGACGGAGACCCAGGCTCCTTATGTCGTGAAAGATCTCGTGATCACGGGTAGCTCCGGCGCTGAGCTGGGTGTTCGTGGTTTCATCACCGCCTATGACGTGCATACTGGTGCACAGAAATGGCGCGCTTATGAAACTGGCCCGGATTCTGATCTGCTGCTGGCGAAGGATTTCAACATCCACAACCCGCAATACGGTCAATTCGGCCTCGGCACAGAGACCTGGCAGGAAGAAACCTGGAAGATCGGCGGTGGCACAAACTGGGGCTGGTATGCATATGACCCCGGCACCAACCTGATCTATTACGGCAGCGGCAATCCGGCTCCGTGGAACGCTACGATGCGTCCGGGTGATAACAAGTGGACGATGACCATCTTCGGTCGCGATGCTGATACCGGTGAAGCCAAGTTCGGCTATCAGAAGACCCCGCACGATGAGTGGGATTATGCCGGCGTCAACGTGATGATGCTGTCCGAACAGAAGGATAAAGACGGTAAGCTGCGCAAGCTGCTGACCCATCCTGACCGTAACGGCATTGTCTACACCCTCGACCGTACAAACGGTGATCTGGTTTCCGCCAACAAGATCGACGACACCGTTAACTGGGTGAAGCATGTTGATCTGAAGACCGGTATTCCGGTTCGCGATCCTGAATACGCGACCTATATGGATCACAAGGGTCGTGACATCTGCCCGTCCGCGATGGGCTATCACAATCAGGGCTTCGACAGCTATTCTCCGGAAAAGCAACAGTTCTTCCTGGGTGTGAATCACATCTGCATGGACTGGGAGCCGTTCATGCTTCCATACCGTGCCGGTCAGTTCTTCGTCGGTGCGACGCTGAACATGTATCCGGGTCCGAAGGGCAATCGTCAGACCTATGAAGGTCTGGGTCAGATCAAGTCCTACAACGCGATCACCGGTCAGTTCAAATGGCAGAAGATGGAACGCTTCGCTGTTTGGGGTGGCACGATGGCTACCGCCGGCAACCTGGTATTCTATGGAACGCTTGATGGCTTCATTAAGGCTCGTAATCAGGATACCGGTGAGCTGCTGTGGAAGTTCAAGCTGCCGTCCGGCGTGATCGGTTACCCGATCACCTATGAACACAAGGGCACGCAGTATGTCGCCATCTACTACGGTGTTGGTGGCTGGCCCGGTGTTGGTATGGTGTTCGACCTGAACGATCCGTCTGCCGGTCTCGGTGCGGTTGGTGCCTTCAAGGAACTGGCCCATTATACTCAGCAGGGTGGCGGCGTGTTCGTGTTCTCCCTGGGTGGCAAAGGCCCGTATGACGATCCGAAGGTTGGCGAGTACGCCAACTAATCGGGTTCGCCTGTGAAGAAAGGCCCGCCATGATATTTTTCGTGGCGGGTCTCACAGCTTCAGCAATCGAATGGTTTTACGATGCGCTATCGTCATATGAACAACCGGCGTCGCTATGTTGCGGCATCAGCTTTGGGTGCATTGTTTGCAATGTCCGCCACAGTGCAGCCCGCACGGTCCGATACGACTGGAAGCGCGTCTTCCGGGCAGGATACGCAGAAGACTTTGCGAATCTGCGCCTCTACTAAACAGGCTCCGTTCTCCGAACCTGGAGCAACAGGTATTGAGAACAAGATTATGACTGCGGTTGCGGAGGCAATGGGCCGCAAACCGGTTTTTGTCTGGACTGATCGGCCTGCCATTTATGCTGTGCGTGACCAGCTTTACAAAAATACCTGCGATGTGGTTGCGGGCCTGGATGAAGGCGATGATCGTGTTCTGACAACGAAGCCCTATTATCGTTCCAGCTATGTTTTTATCACTCGTGAGGATGGTAAGGCGCAGCCGAAGGACTGGAAGGATCCGGCGTTCGAGCATATCTCCAAAATTGCCGTTGCGTTTGGCTCGCCCGGCGAGCTGATGCTGCGTCAGATCGGTAAATACGAAGATAATCTCAGCTATCAGCAGTCTTTGGTTGGTTTTAAATCTCCTCGAAACCAGTATGTTCAGGTTCCATCTGACAAGATAATTTCCGAGGTTGCATCCGGTAATGCCGATCTCGGAGTTGCGTTTGATCCGGAGGTAGCACGCTATGTCAAGGCGTCTCCGGTAAAGCTGCGCGTCACTGTCATTCCCGATAATGCCACTCGCTCTGATGGCCAGAAAGTGCCGATGCACTATAGCGAGGTCATGGGTGTGCGCCGGGATGATGCGGCGTTGCAGGCAGAGCTCGATGGTGCTCTGGAAAAGGCCAAGCCACAGATCGCCAATATTCTCAAGGACGAGAATATTCAGACTCTCGCGCCTAATTCCTGAGAACTCTTAAAGACCGATAGCTGTGTAATATCGAGACGCACAGCCGAGAAGAAATGGAACGAACCCTTGACGTTTAAATATATCCTGAATGGAACTCTGGCTGCCTCCCTGTTTGCGGCTGCTTTTGCGGTTTCTGTGCCTGCGCATGCAGGTGATACGCCTGTTCCGCCCAGCGCCCTCAAATTCACCAACACGGTCAGTGGTGATCCACTGGACCTGAACGACTCCCTGCCAGATGGGCGTGATACGCCTGCCGTCAAGCAGTTCCTTCAGACCGGGCATAACCCATACAATCTGATTGAATCCTGCCTTCCCAACGGCAAAAGCCTGTGGCTTTCTGCCTGTTCCGGTTGTCATGGCGGAGAGATGGAGGGCAAGGTTGGTCCCTCTCTGGCTGATGACTACTGGACTTATGAGACGAACAAGACCGACCAGGGCTTGTTCTCCACGATCTTCGGTGGCGCGAACGGTATGATGGGCCCGCATAATCAGGATCTGACCATGGATCAGATCCTGCGCGTGATGGCCTGGATTCGTTTCCACTATGAAGGCCCGAAGCACACGGATGAAGACATGCCGTGGCTGACGGACGCTCAGCGCAAGAGCTTCAAGCTCTTCAAGAAGGAAGATGAGGCCAAGTTCCCCGCCAGCGAGGACGCAAAAGCCTGCAAGCTTCCCGGCTAACCATCCAAACCAAATCAGGAGGAAGTCATATGTTCAAGAGAATCATCCAGGGAACCCTGGCAGCGGCCCTGATCGCCGGTGCGGCTGGTGCTTCCGTTGCTCATGCCGCTTATGACGGCACGCATTGCAAGGCGCCGGGCGTGTGCTGGGAGCCGGAACCCGGTTATCCGGCAATCCTGAAAGGGTCCAAGTACGACCCGCATCATGATCCGAAAGAACTGGCGAAGCAGCAGGCTGCTCTGGACGCTCAGGAAGCCCGCAACAAGTTGCGTGTCGAAAACTTCGTCAAGACCGGCAAGTTCGAGTTCGATGTGAACAAGCTGCAGGGTCAGGGTAACTGAGGTCTCTGACTTTTATGTCAGGATCAATGGCCGACGCCAGCGCCGAGGCTTTTAGCCTCGGTGGTTGGCGGGAGCGTGCGATTGCGTTCGAAGCGGCAGTGTCTGGTGCCGTTCTGGGACAGCAACGTGTCGTTCGTCTTATGACCATCGCTATTTTGGCACGGGGCCACGTGCTGCTCGAAGGCGATGTGGGTGTCGGTAAAACCACTCTTTTAAGAGCTGTTGCAAGAGCGATTGGCGGTCCATACGAGCGTGTCGAAGGCACGATCGATCTGATGCCTGGTGATCTGATTTACCATGCAGCCATTGGCGATGATGGTAAGCCTAGGCTGGAGCCGGGGCCGGTGCTGCATCATGGTGAAGATCTGGCCGTTTTTTTCTTCAATGAAATCAATCGTGCCCGTCCGCAGGTGCATTCCCTGCTGCTGCGTCTGATGGCTGAGCGGAGCGTAACGGCGTTTAATCGCGAAATTCTGCTGCCGCATCTTCTGGTTTTTGCAGACCGCAACCGTCTGGAGCGTGAAGAAACCTATGAGCTGCCTGCTGCGGCCCGCGATCGTTTCTTTATGGAAATCCCGGTTGAAACCCCTGCCGATGATACCATTAGGCGACAGCTGATCTTCGATCGTCGTTTCCACGATGTGGACAGTCTGATCGGTGCGGTTGAGACCAATATTCTGCCTCATACCACACTGGATGGGGTGGCAAGGGCTATTCAGGCCCGTATCCATTCTTCAGATGCGTTCGAAGCGTATGTGGTACGGCTTTGGAATGCTCTGCGCTATCCCGGTCAGCATGGCATCATGCTGGATGGTGTCGATATGGATCGTCTGGTGCAGGGAGGTGCCAGCCCGCGTGGTCTCAGCTATCTGGTGCGTGCGGCCAGGGTCAATGCCTTCCTCAATGGGCGCGATATGGTCGTGCCGGAAGATCTCCGTGCCGTGTTCATGGAATCCATGGCACATCGCATCTTCCTTGATCCACTCTATGAACTTCGACGGGAGACTCTGGTGCCGGCGCTGTGCCGTCAGGTGCTAGAGCGCGTTCCGGCCCCGTGAGCGACGCAATGCCGGCGTTCGATGACGCCGCGTTGCCTGATCTGGCCTATAAAGTGCGTTGGCGAGTGCCGGGGGCCAGACCCGGCAGTCACCGGGGCCGCCAGAATGGCAGCGGAGGGGAGCTGAGGGGATATGTTCCCTTCTGGTCCTCTCCCGACACACGGCGTATCGACTTTGCCCGCTCGGCGAAGGAGCCGGACGGCACGCTGATGGTCCGCCAGATTGAGCAACGCAGCGCCATTGATGTCTACGTTATCGCCGATCTGTCGGCGTCGATGGATCCGACCGAAGATGGTGCACGCCGCGCCGAAATTGCCAAACTGGTGAAGGCTCTGTCACAATCAGCCCGCAGAAGCGGGGATGCGTTCGGCTTTATCGGTTTCGGGGAAACTGTAATGCGGGACGACCTTCTCAAGGCTTCCCGCGTCAGGGGAGCAGAGCAGGCTGTTCTTGAGCGTTTGCAGACGGAGCCGCTGACGGCACGCAACATCAATGGCCTGAAGGATGTTGCTGCCTATCTGGGTACCCGCCGGCGTCTGGTGTTGCTGGTGTCTGATTTTCATGCCCCGCGATCAGTGCTGGAACCGTCATTGGCGGCGCTGGGGCGTCATGACATCGTCCCCATTGTTTTGCGGGATCGGCGCGAGCGCGAATTGCCATCCGGTTTTGGCTTTATCCATGTGCGGGACGTGGAAACCGGGCAGCCGCGCAGTCTGCTGTTGCGTCCCGCTCTGCGTCGACGATGGTCGCAGGCGGCAGCCGAGAATATGCGGATGCTGGGACAGTTATTGTCTACATATGGCCGGCCTCCTTTCTTTGCCTGGGACCGGATCAATTACGAACGCTTGAGCGAACATTTGCTGGCAGGCTGAGATGAATGCTTTTTCGCACAGATCGGCGGTTGCGTTGCTGTTGGCAATAACAGCTGCGACCGTACATCCCTCCTGTCCCGTCAGGGCGGCCGACATGACGCATCATGATGCCGCCATGAAAGGTGCTTCTCTGGCATTTCATCCACCTGATCGTCTGTTCGGCTATTATATCGGGGATGTTCTGGACAGTACGGTCGATATAACCCTTGCCAAGGGTGAGGCACTCGACCCGTCTACCGTGCCGACACCCGGCGATATCAATTACTGGCTGACCCTGCGCAGGGTCGACGTCATCCGGCACAAGCGTGCAGATGGTGGAGAACAGGTTCGGCTTACTCTACAATATCAGACGTTTTATGATCCGTTGGAACCAAAGAAATTGCCGGTTCCCGGCTTTACACTCGTGATCCATGGGGCGGGAGCGGACAGAAAACTCAGCACGCCAACATGGCAGTTCTTGAGTTCGCCTATCCGCGAAGTCAGCCCTGGCGAAGATGTCGATGCCAGTTTCCTTCAACCGGATCATTGGCCGCCACTGCCGGATGTCACCATCCCACGC
It encodes:
- a CDS encoding methanol dehydrogenase [cytochrome c] subunit; translated protein: MFKRIIQGTLAAALIAGAAGASVAHAAYDGTHCKAPGVCWEPEPGYPAILKGSKYDPHHDPKELAKQQAALDAQEARNKLRVENFVKTGKFEFDVNKLQGQGN
- a CDS encoding AAA family ATPase, whose translation is MADASAEAFSLGGWRERAIAFEAAVSGAVLGQQRVVRLMTIAILARGHVLLEGDVGVGKTTLLRAVARAIGGPYERVEGTIDLMPGDLIYHAAIGDDGKPRLEPGPVLHHGEDLAVFFFNEINRARPQVHSLLLRLMAERSVTAFNREILLPHLLVFADRNRLEREETYELPAAARDRFFMEIPVETPADDTIRRQLIFDRRFHDVDSLIGAVETNILPHTTLDGVARAIQARIHSSDAFEAYVVRLWNALRYPGQHGIMLDGVDMDRLVQGGASPRGLSYLVRAARVNAFLNGRDMVVPEDLRAVFMESMAHRIFLDPLYELRRETLVPALCRQVLERVPAP
- a CDS encoding DUF58 domain-containing protein; translation: MPAFDDAALPDLAYKVRWRVPGARPGSHRGRQNGSGGELRGYVPFWSSPDTRRIDFARSAKEPDGTLMVRQIEQRSAIDVYVIADLSASMDPTEDGARRAEIAKLVKALSQSARRSGDAFGFIGFGETVMRDDLLKASRVRGAEQAVLERLQTEPLTARNINGLKDVAAYLGTRRRLVLLVSDFHAPRSVLEPSLAALGRHDIVPIVLRDRRERELPSGFGFIHVRDVETGQPRSLLLRPALRRRWSQAAAENMRMLGQLLSTYGRPPFFAWDRINYERLSEHLLAG
- the moxG gene encoding cytochrome c(L), periplasmic, whose amino-acid sequence is MTFKYILNGTLAASLFAAAFAVSVPAHAGDTPVPPSALKFTNTVSGDPLDLNDSLPDGRDTPAVKQFLQTGHNPYNLIESCLPNGKSLWLSACSGCHGGEMEGKVGPSLADDYWTYETNKTDQGLFSTIFGGANGMMGPHNQDLTMDQILRVMAWIRFHYEGPKHTDEDMPWLTDAQRKSFKLFKKEDEAKFPASEDAKACKLPG
- a CDS encoding nonribosomal peptide synthetase MxaA, whose translation is MTHHDAAMKGASLAFHPPDRLFGYYIGDVLDSTVDITLAKGEALDPSTVPTPGDINYWLTLRRVDVIRHKRADGGEQVRLTLQYQTFYDPLEPKKLPVPGFTLVIHGAGADRKLSTPTWQFLSSPIREVSPGEDVDASFLQPDHWPPLPDVTIPRRATLAALGVALLSLIWLGWLSGWFGTILRRRSRPFGFAVQQIRRERGREEREAYRNGLKALHEAFNRTEAGLVLAEDVPGFITRHQRFAGLKVEIEQFFEASRRCFYASDVVQAMQSFPPQAVLALARQLRRSERA